A section of the Felis catus isolate Fca126 chromosome B2, F.catus_Fca126_mat1.0, whole genome shotgun sequence genome encodes:
- the MICAL1 gene encoding F-actin-monooxygenase MICAL1 isoform X2 codes for MALLVGEVKRAQTFRRHLRTRQLLQTSCPALAPYPPGAQKPLEELVPLKASSPSLPSFSPEAACLCSAAPVPGSVRGLMASPTSTNPAHAHFESFLQAQLCQDVLSSFQGLCGALGIEPGGGLPQYHKIKAQLNYWSAKSLWAKLDKRAGQPDYQQGRACARTKCLVVGAGPCGLRAAVELALLGARVVLVEKRTKFSRHNVLHLWPFTIHDLRALGAKKFYGRFCTGTLDHISIRQLQLLLLKVALLLGVEIHWGVTFIGLQPPPKKGCGWRAQLQPSPPAQLANYEFDVLISAAGGKFVPEGFTVREMRGKLAIGITANFVNGRTVEETQVPEISGVARIYNQSFFQSLLKATGIDLENIVYYKDDTHYFVMTAKKQCLLRLGVLRQDWPDTDRLLGSANVVPEALQHFVRAAADFATNGKLGKLEFAKDAHGRPDISAFDFTSMMRAESSARVQEKHGARVLLGLVGDCLVEPFWPLGTGVARGFLAAFDAAWMVKRWAEGAGPLEVLAERESLYQLLSQTSPDNMHRNVAQYGLDPATRYPNLNLRAVTPNQVRDLYDVLAKEPVRRKSDKIDGGKPATGPFSTAQPPLSGSTGTQEELLRWCQEQTAGYPGVHVTDLSSSWADGLALCALVHRLRPGLLEPSELQGLEALEATAWALRMAEHELGITPVLSAKAVVTGSDPLGLIAYLSHFHSAFKSMPHNPGSVTQSSLGTSSAVLFLGKLHRTLQRTRAQENGEDTGGKKPRLEVDAKTPSTEEPPVPEAGVPLTPPPQHQEAGAGDLCALCGEHLYILERLCADGRFFHRSCFRCHTCEATLWPGGYEQHPGDGHFYCLQHLPQTGHKEDGSDQGPENQDLPTPDENSMPSGPSASVTPQEGTGPVPSTSRPTRQRIRLSSPERQQLSSLNLTPDPELEPPPKPPRTCLAVARQALEGSFVGWGVPVQSPQVPVAMEEEEEQSPSSSEEETEEEETVTLDSDTEQALKILAKNSGTMSKYPTWRRTLLRRAREEEMKRFCKAQAVQRRLNEIETALRELEAEGVKLELALRSQSTSPEQQKTLWLEQLLQLVEKKNSLVAEEAELMITVQELKLEDQQWQLDQELRGYMNREEFLKTPADRQAEDQVLRKLLDVVNQRDALIRFQEECRLSELASEPGAQG; via the exons cctcttccccttctcttccctccttctctccagaaGCCGCCTGCCTCTGTTCAGCTGCCCCGGTCCCTGGGAGCGTCAGGGGCCTCATGGCTTCACCCACCTCCACCAACCCAGCACATGCCCACTTCGAGAGCTTCCTGCAGGCCCAGCTGTGCCAGGATGTGCTGAGCAGCTTCCAGGGGCTCTGCGGGGCCCTAGGGATAGAGCCCGGTGGGGGGCTACCCCAATATCACAAGATCAAGGCCCAGCTCAACTACTGGAGTGCCAAATCGCTGTGGGCCAAGCTGGACAAGCGAGCGGGCCAGCCTGACTACCAGCAGGGCCGGGCTTGTGCCCGCACCAAG TGCCTGGTGGTGGGCGCGGGACCTTGTGGGCTGCGGGCTGCTGTGGAGCTGGCACTGCTGGGGGCCCGTGTGGTGCTGGTGGAAAAGCGCACCAAGTTCTCTCGCCACAACGTGCTCCACCTCTGGCCCTTCACCATCCATGACCTGAGAGCACTCGGCGCCAAGAAGTTCTATGGGCGCTTCTGCACAGGCACCCTGGACCACATCA GCATCCGACAGCTTCAGCTGCTTTTGTTGAAAGTGGCATTACTCCTGGGGGTGGAAATTCATTGGGGTGTCACTTTCATtggcctccagccccctcccaaaAAGG GTTGTGGCTGGCGTGCccagctccagcccagccccccagcccaACTGGCCAACTATGAATTTGATGTCCTCATCTCTGCTGCTGGAGGTAAATTCGTCCCTGAAG GCTTCACAGTGAGGGAGATGCGTGGCAAACTGGCCATTGGCATCACGGCCAACTTTGTGAACGGGCGAACGGTGGAAGAGACGCAGGTGCCCGAGATCAGCGGTGTGGCCAGGATCTACAACCAGAGCTTCTTCCAGAGCCTGCTCAAAGCAACAG GCATTGATCTGGAGAACATTGTGTACTACAAGGATGACACCCACTATTTTGTGATGACAGCCAAGAAGCAGTGCCTGCTGCGGCTGGGGGTGCTGCGTCAG GACTGGCCAGACACTGACCGCCTGCTGGGCAGTGCCAATGTGGTGCCCGAGGCTCTGCAGCACTTTGTCCGGGCAGCTGCTGACTTCGCCACCAATGGCAAGCTCGGGAAGCTGGAGTTTGCCAAGGACGCCCACGGGCGGCCTGACATCTCTGCCTTTGACTTCACAAGCATGATGCGGGCAGAGAGTTCTGCTCGAGTGCAGGAGAAGCACGGTGCCCGCGTGTtgctggggctggtgggggaCTGCCTGGTGGAG CCCTTCTGGCCCCTGGGCACTGGAGTGGCTCGGGGCTTTTTGGCAGCCTTTGATGCCGCCTGGATGGTGAAGCGGTGGGCAGAGGGCGCTGGGCCCCTAGAAGTGTTGGCAGAGCG GGAGAGCTTGTACCAGCTCCTCTCACAGACGTCCCCAGACAACATGCACCGCAACGTGGCCCAGTATGGGCTGGACCCAGCCACCCGCTACCCCAACCTGAACCTCCGGGCCGTGACTCCCAATCAG GTACGAGACCTGTATGACGTGCTGGCCAAGGAGCCTGTGAGGAGGAAGAGTGACAAGATAGATGGAGGAAAGCCAGCCACAG GGCCCTTCAGCACAGCACAGCCTCCTCTCTCAGGGTCGACAGGCACCCAGGAGGAATTGCTACGCTGGTGCCAGGAGCAGACGGCTGGGTACCCAGGTGTCCATGTCACCGACTTGTCTTCCTCCTGGGCTGACGGGCTGGCTCTGTGTGCCCTGGTGCACCGGCTGCGGCCCGGCCTGCT GGAGCCCTCAGAGCTGCAGGGGTTGGAGGCCCTGGAAGCAACTGCTTGGGCACTGAGGATGGCAGAACATGAGCTGGGCATCACGCCCGTGCTGTCCGCAAAGGCAGTGGTGACAGGGAGCGACCCGCTGGGCCTCATTGCCTACCTCAGCCACTTCCACAGTGCCTTCAAGAGCATGCCCCACAACCCAG GCTCTGTCACTCAAAGCTCTCTGGGGACTTCCAGTGCTGTGCTATTCCTTGGCAAACTGCACAGGACCCTGCAGCGGACCCGTGCCCAG GAAAATGGGGAGGATACTGGTGGCAAGAAGCCGCGCCTGGAG GTAGATGCTAAGACCCCAAGTACTGAGGAGCCACCTGTCCCAGAGGCTGGTGTACCCctgacacccccaccccaacaccaaGAG GCTGGTGCTGGGGACTTGTGTGCACTTTGTGGGGAACACCTCTACATCCTGGAacgcctctgtgctgacggccgtTTCTTTCATCGGAGCTGCTTCCGCTGCCATACCTGTGAGGCCACACTGTGGCCAGGGGGCTATGAGCAGCACCCAGGAGATG GACATTTCTACTGCCTCCAGCACCTGCCCCAGACAGGCCACAAAGAGGATGGCAGTGACCAAGGCCCTGAGAATCAG GACCTCCCCACACCTGATGAAAACAGCATGCCATCAGGGCCCTCGGCTTCTGTCACCCCCCAGGAGGGGACCGGTCCTGTCCCAAGCACCAGCCGGCCTACCCGTCAGCGGATCCGCCTCTCCAGCCCGGAACGCCAGCAGCTGTCCTCCCTTAATCTCACCCCTGACCCGGAACTGGAGCCCCCACCCAAGCCTCCCCGCACCTGCCTTGCCGTGGCCCGCCAGGCCCTGGAAGGCAGCTTCGTAGGCTGGGGAGTGCCAGTCCAGAGCCCTCAAG TTCCTGTGGctatggaggaagaggaggaacagAGTCCCTCCTCCAgtgaggaagaaacagaggaagaggaaactgTGACTTTGGACTCAGACACAGAGCAG GCTCTGAAGATCTTGGCCAAGAACTCAGGCACCATGAGCAAGTACCCAACATGGCGTCGGACCCTGCTGCGCCGTGCTAGGGAGGAGGAGATGAAGCGGTTCTGCAAGGCCCAG GCTGTCCAGCGGCGACTAAATGAAATTGAGACCGCTCTAAGGGAGCTGGAGGCTGAGGGCGTGAAGCTGGAGCTGGCCTTGAGAAGCCAGAGCA CATCCCCAGAACAGCAAAAGACACTGTGGCTAGAACAGCTGCTACAGCTCGTTGAGAAGAAAAACAGCCTAGTGGCGGAGGAGGCTGAGCTCATGATCAC GGTGCAGGAGCTGAAACTGGAGGACCAACAGTGGCAGCTGGACCAGGAGCTACGAGGCTACATGAACCGGGAAG aattcCTGAAGACCCCTGCTGACCGGCAGGCTGAGGACCAGGTCCTGAGGAAGCTGCTGGATGTGGTGAACCAGCGAGATGCACTTATCCGCTTCCAGGAGGAATGCAGGCTCAGTGAGCTGGCCTCGGAGCCCGGGGCCCAGGGctag
- the MICAL1 gene encoding F-actin-monooxygenase MICAL1 isoform X4 — MALLVGEVKRAQTFRRHLRTRQLLQTSCPALAPYPPGAQKPLEELVPLKASSPSLPSFSPEAACLCSAAPVPGSVRGLMASPTSTNPAHAHFESFLQAQLCQDVLSSFQGLCGALGIEPGGGLPQYHKIKAQLNYWSAKSLWAKLDKRAGQPDYQQGRACARTKCLVVGAGPCGLRAAVELALLGARVVLVEKRTKFSRHNVLHLWPFTIHDLRALGAKKFYGRFCTGTLDHISIRQLQLLLLKVALLLGVEIHWGVTFIGLQPPPKKGCGWRAQLQPSPPAQLANYEFDVLISAAGGKFVPEGFTVREMRGKLAIGITANFVNGRTVEETQVPEISGVARIYNQSFFQSLLKATGIDLENIVYYKDDTHYFVMTAKKQCLLRLGVLRQDWPDTDRLLGSANVVPEALQHFVRAAADFATNGKLGKLEFAKDAHGRPDISAFDFTSMMRAESSARVQEKHGARVLLGLVGDCLVEPFWPLGTGVARGFLAAFDAAWMVKRWAEGAGPLEVLAERESLYQLLSQTSPDNMHRNVAQYGLDPATRYPNLNLRAVTPNQVRDLYDVLAKEPVRRKSDKIDGGKPATGSTGTQEELLRWCQEQTAGYPGVHVTDLSSSWADGLALCALVHRLRPGLLEPSELQGLEALEATAWALRMAEHELGITPVLSAKAVVTGSDPLGLIAYLSHFHSAFKSMPHNPGSVTQSSLGTSSAVLFLGKLHRTLQRTRAQENGEDTGGKKPRLEVDAKTPSTEEPPVPEAGVPLTPPPQHQEAGAGDLCALCGEHLYILERLCADGRFFHRSCFRCHTCEATLWPGGYEQHPGDGHFYCLQHLPQTGHKEDGSDQGPENQDLPTPDENSMPSGPSASVTPQEGTGPVPSTSRPTRQRIRLSSPERQQLSSLNLTPDPELEPPPKPPRTCLAVARQALEGSFVGWGVPVQSPQVPVAMEEEEEQSPSSSEEETEEEETVTLDSDTEQALKILAKNSGTMSKYPTWRRTLLRRAREEEMKRFCKAQAVQRRLNEIETALRELEAEGVKLELALRSQSTSPEQQKTLWLEQLLQLVEKKNSLVAEEAELMITVQELKLEDQQWQLDQELRGYMNREEFLKTPADRQAEDQVLRKLLDVVNQRDALIRFQEECRLSELASEPGAQG, encoded by the exons cctcttccccttctcttccctccttctctccagaaGCCGCCTGCCTCTGTTCAGCTGCCCCGGTCCCTGGGAGCGTCAGGGGCCTCATGGCTTCACCCACCTCCACCAACCCAGCACATGCCCACTTCGAGAGCTTCCTGCAGGCCCAGCTGTGCCAGGATGTGCTGAGCAGCTTCCAGGGGCTCTGCGGGGCCCTAGGGATAGAGCCCGGTGGGGGGCTACCCCAATATCACAAGATCAAGGCCCAGCTCAACTACTGGAGTGCCAAATCGCTGTGGGCCAAGCTGGACAAGCGAGCGGGCCAGCCTGACTACCAGCAGGGCCGGGCTTGTGCCCGCACCAAG TGCCTGGTGGTGGGCGCGGGACCTTGTGGGCTGCGGGCTGCTGTGGAGCTGGCACTGCTGGGGGCCCGTGTGGTGCTGGTGGAAAAGCGCACCAAGTTCTCTCGCCACAACGTGCTCCACCTCTGGCCCTTCACCATCCATGACCTGAGAGCACTCGGCGCCAAGAAGTTCTATGGGCGCTTCTGCACAGGCACCCTGGACCACATCA GCATCCGACAGCTTCAGCTGCTTTTGTTGAAAGTGGCATTACTCCTGGGGGTGGAAATTCATTGGGGTGTCACTTTCATtggcctccagccccctcccaaaAAGG GTTGTGGCTGGCGTGCccagctccagcccagccccccagcccaACTGGCCAACTATGAATTTGATGTCCTCATCTCTGCTGCTGGAGGTAAATTCGTCCCTGAAG GCTTCACAGTGAGGGAGATGCGTGGCAAACTGGCCATTGGCATCACGGCCAACTTTGTGAACGGGCGAACGGTGGAAGAGACGCAGGTGCCCGAGATCAGCGGTGTGGCCAGGATCTACAACCAGAGCTTCTTCCAGAGCCTGCTCAAAGCAACAG GCATTGATCTGGAGAACATTGTGTACTACAAGGATGACACCCACTATTTTGTGATGACAGCCAAGAAGCAGTGCCTGCTGCGGCTGGGGGTGCTGCGTCAG GACTGGCCAGACACTGACCGCCTGCTGGGCAGTGCCAATGTGGTGCCCGAGGCTCTGCAGCACTTTGTCCGGGCAGCTGCTGACTTCGCCACCAATGGCAAGCTCGGGAAGCTGGAGTTTGCCAAGGACGCCCACGGGCGGCCTGACATCTCTGCCTTTGACTTCACAAGCATGATGCGGGCAGAGAGTTCTGCTCGAGTGCAGGAGAAGCACGGTGCCCGCGTGTtgctggggctggtgggggaCTGCCTGGTGGAG CCCTTCTGGCCCCTGGGCACTGGAGTGGCTCGGGGCTTTTTGGCAGCCTTTGATGCCGCCTGGATGGTGAAGCGGTGGGCAGAGGGCGCTGGGCCCCTAGAAGTGTTGGCAGAGCG GGAGAGCTTGTACCAGCTCCTCTCACAGACGTCCCCAGACAACATGCACCGCAACGTGGCCCAGTATGGGCTGGACCCAGCCACCCGCTACCCCAACCTGAACCTCCGGGCCGTGACTCCCAATCAG GTACGAGACCTGTATGACGTGCTGGCCAAGGAGCCTGTGAGGAGGAAGAGTGACAAGATAGATGGAGGAAAGCCAGCCACAG GGTCGACAGGCACCCAGGAGGAATTGCTACGCTGGTGCCAGGAGCAGACGGCTGGGTACCCAGGTGTCCATGTCACCGACTTGTCTTCCTCCTGGGCTGACGGGCTGGCTCTGTGTGCCCTGGTGCACCGGCTGCGGCCCGGCCTGCT GGAGCCCTCAGAGCTGCAGGGGTTGGAGGCCCTGGAAGCAACTGCTTGGGCACTGAGGATGGCAGAACATGAGCTGGGCATCACGCCCGTGCTGTCCGCAAAGGCAGTGGTGACAGGGAGCGACCCGCTGGGCCTCATTGCCTACCTCAGCCACTTCCACAGTGCCTTCAAGAGCATGCCCCACAACCCAG GCTCTGTCACTCAAAGCTCTCTGGGGACTTCCAGTGCTGTGCTATTCCTTGGCAAACTGCACAGGACCCTGCAGCGGACCCGTGCCCAG GAAAATGGGGAGGATACTGGTGGCAAGAAGCCGCGCCTGGAG GTAGATGCTAAGACCCCAAGTACTGAGGAGCCACCTGTCCCAGAGGCTGGTGTACCCctgacacccccaccccaacaccaaGAG GCTGGTGCTGGGGACTTGTGTGCACTTTGTGGGGAACACCTCTACATCCTGGAacgcctctgtgctgacggccgtTTCTTTCATCGGAGCTGCTTCCGCTGCCATACCTGTGAGGCCACACTGTGGCCAGGGGGCTATGAGCAGCACCCAGGAGATG GACATTTCTACTGCCTCCAGCACCTGCCCCAGACAGGCCACAAAGAGGATGGCAGTGACCAAGGCCCTGAGAATCAG GACCTCCCCACACCTGATGAAAACAGCATGCCATCAGGGCCCTCGGCTTCTGTCACCCCCCAGGAGGGGACCGGTCCTGTCCCAAGCACCAGCCGGCCTACCCGTCAGCGGATCCGCCTCTCCAGCCCGGAACGCCAGCAGCTGTCCTCCCTTAATCTCACCCCTGACCCGGAACTGGAGCCCCCACCCAAGCCTCCCCGCACCTGCCTTGCCGTGGCCCGCCAGGCCCTGGAAGGCAGCTTCGTAGGCTGGGGAGTGCCAGTCCAGAGCCCTCAAG TTCCTGTGGctatggaggaagaggaggaacagAGTCCCTCCTCCAgtgaggaagaaacagaggaagaggaaactgTGACTTTGGACTCAGACACAGAGCAG GCTCTGAAGATCTTGGCCAAGAACTCAGGCACCATGAGCAAGTACCCAACATGGCGTCGGACCCTGCTGCGCCGTGCTAGGGAGGAGGAGATGAAGCGGTTCTGCAAGGCCCAG GCTGTCCAGCGGCGACTAAATGAAATTGAGACCGCTCTAAGGGAGCTGGAGGCTGAGGGCGTGAAGCTGGAGCTGGCCTTGAGAAGCCAGAGCA CATCCCCAGAACAGCAAAAGACACTGTGGCTAGAACAGCTGCTACAGCTCGTTGAGAAGAAAAACAGCCTAGTGGCGGAGGAGGCTGAGCTCATGATCAC GGTGCAGGAGCTGAAACTGGAGGACCAACAGTGGCAGCTGGACCAGGAGCTACGAGGCTACATGAACCGGGAAG aattcCTGAAGACCCCTGCTGACCGGCAGGCTGAGGACCAGGTCCTGAGGAAGCTGCTGGATGTGGTGAACCAGCGAGATGCACTTATCCGCTTCCAGGAGGAATGCAGGCTCAGTGAGCTGGCCTCGGAGCCCGGGGCCCAGGGctag
- the MICAL1 gene encoding F-actin-monooxygenase MICAL1 isoform X3, producing the protein MALLVGEVKRAQTFRRHLRTRQLLQTSCPALAPYPPGAQKPLEELVPLKASSPSLPSFSPEAACLCSAAPVPGSVRGLMASPTSTNPAHAHFESFLQAQLCQDVLSSFQGLCGALGIEPGGGLPQYHKIKAQLNYWSAKSLWAKLDKRAGQPDYQQGRACARTKCLVVGAGPCGLRAAVELALLGARVVLVEKRTKFSRHNVLHLWPFTIHDLRALGAKKFYGRFCTGTLDHISIRQLQLLLLKVALLLGVEIHWGVTFIGLQPPPKKGCGWRAQLQPSPPAQLANYEFDVLISAAGGKFVPEGFTVREMRGKLAIGITANFVNGRTVEETQVPEISGVARIYNQSFFQSLLKATGIDLENIVYYKDDTHYFVMTAKKQCLLRLGVLRQDWPDTDRLLGSANVVPEALQHFVRAAADFATNGKLGKLEFAKDAHGRPDISAFDFTSMMRAESSARVQEKHGARVLLGLVGDCLVEPFWPLGTGVARGFLAAFDAAWMVKRWAEGAGPLEVLAERESLYQLLSQTSPDNMHRNVAQYGLDPATRYPNLNLRAVTPNQVRDLYDVLAKEPVRRKSDKIDGGKPATGSTGTQEELLRWCQEQTAGYPGVHVTDLSSSWADGLALCALVHRLRPGLLEPSELQGLEALEATAWALRMAEHELGITPVLSAKAVVTGSDPLGLIAYLSHFHSAFKSMPHNPGSVTQSSLGTSSAVLFLGKLHRTLQRTRAQDLLQENGEDTGGKKPRLEVDAKTPSTEEPPVPEAGVPLTPPPQHQEAGAGDLCALCGEHLYILERLCADGRFFHRSCFRCHTCEATLWPGGYEQHPGDGHFYCLQHLPQTGHKEDGSDQGPENQDLPTPDENSMPSGPSASVTPQEGTGPVPSTSRPTRQRIRLSSPERQQLSSLNLTPDPELEPPPKPPRTCLAVARQALEGSFVGWGVPVQSPQVPVAMEEEEEQSPSSSEEETEEEETVTLDSDTEQALKILAKNSGTMSKYPTWRRTLLRRAREEEMKRFCKAQAVQRRLNEIETALRELEAEGVKLELALRSQSTSPEQQKTLWLEQLLQLVEKKNSLVAEEAELMITVQELKLEDQQWQLDQELRGYMNREEFLKTPADRQAEDQVLRKLLDVVNQRDALIRFQEECRLSELASEPGAQG; encoded by the exons cctcttccccttctcttccctccttctctccagaaGCCGCCTGCCTCTGTTCAGCTGCCCCGGTCCCTGGGAGCGTCAGGGGCCTCATGGCTTCACCCACCTCCACCAACCCAGCACATGCCCACTTCGAGAGCTTCCTGCAGGCCCAGCTGTGCCAGGATGTGCTGAGCAGCTTCCAGGGGCTCTGCGGGGCCCTAGGGATAGAGCCCGGTGGGGGGCTACCCCAATATCACAAGATCAAGGCCCAGCTCAACTACTGGAGTGCCAAATCGCTGTGGGCCAAGCTGGACAAGCGAGCGGGCCAGCCTGACTACCAGCAGGGCCGGGCTTGTGCCCGCACCAAG TGCCTGGTGGTGGGCGCGGGACCTTGTGGGCTGCGGGCTGCTGTGGAGCTGGCACTGCTGGGGGCCCGTGTGGTGCTGGTGGAAAAGCGCACCAAGTTCTCTCGCCACAACGTGCTCCACCTCTGGCCCTTCACCATCCATGACCTGAGAGCACTCGGCGCCAAGAAGTTCTATGGGCGCTTCTGCACAGGCACCCTGGACCACATCA GCATCCGACAGCTTCAGCTGCTTTTGTTGAAAGTGGCATTACTCCTGGGGGTGGAAATTCATTGGGGTGTCACTTTCATtggcctccagccccctcccaaaAAGG GTTGTGGCTGGCGTGCccagctccagcccagccccccagcccaACTGGCCAACTATGAATTTGATGTCCTCATCTCTGCTGCTGGAGGTAAATTCGTCCCTGAAG GCTTCACAGTGAGGGAGATGCGTGGCAAACTGGCCATTGGCATCACGGCCAACTTTGTGAACGGGCGAACGGTGGAAGAGACGCAGGTGCCCGAGATCAGCGGTGTGGCCAGGATCTACAACCAGAGCTTCTTCCAGAGCCTGCTCAAAGCAACAG GCATTGATCTGGAGAACATTGTGTACTACAAGGATGACACCCACTATTTTGTGATGACAGCCAAGAAGCAGTGCCTGCTGCGGCTGGGGGTGCTGCGTCAG GACTGGCCAGACACTGACCGCCTGCTGGGCAGTGCCAATGTGGTGCCCGAGGCTCTGCAGCACTTTGTCCGGGCAGCTGCTGACTTCGCCACCAATGGCAAGCTCGGGAAGCTGGAGTTTGCCAAGGACGCCCACGGGCGGCCTGACATCTCTGCCTTTGACTTCACAAGCATGATGCGGGCAGAGAGTTCTGCTCGAGTGCAGGAGAAGCACGGTGCCCGCGTGTtgctggggctggtgggggaCTGCCTGGTGGAG CCCTTCTGGCCCCTGGGCACTGGAGTGGCTCGGGGCTTTTTGGCAGCCTTTGATGCCGCCTGGATGGTGAAGCGGTGGGCAGAGGGCGCTGGGCCCCTAGAAGTGTTGGCAGAGCG GGAGAGCTTGTACCAGCTCCTCTCACAGACGTCCCCAGACAACATGCACCGCAACGTGGCCCAGTATGGGCTGGACCCAGCCACCCGCTACCCCAACCTGAACCTCCGGGCCGTGACTCCCAATCAG GTACGAGACCTGTATGACGTGCTGGCCAAGGAGCCTGTGAGGAGGAAGAGTGACAAGATAGATGGAGGAAAGCCAGCCACAG GGTCGACAGGCACCCAGGAGGAATTGCTACGCTGGTGCCAGGAGCAGACGGCTGGGTACCCAGGTGTCCATGTCACCGACTTGTCTTCCTCCTGGGCTGACGGGCTGGCTCTGTGTGCCCTGGTGCACCGGCTGCGGCCCGGCCTGCT GGAGCCCTCAGAGCTGCAGGGGTTGGAGGCCCTGGAAGCAACTGCTTGGGCACTGAGGATGGCAGAACATGAGCTGGGCATCACGCCCGTGCTGTCCGCAAAGGCAGTGGTGACAGGGAGCGACCCGCTGGGCCTCATTGCCTACCTCAGCCACTTCCACAGTGCCTTCAAGAGCATGCCCCACAACCCAG GCTCTGTCACTCAAAGCTCTCTGGGGACTTCCAGTGCTGTGCTATTCCTTGGCAAACTGCACAGGACCCTGCAGCGGACCCGTGCCCAG GACTTGTTGCAGGAAAATGGGGAGGATACTGGTGGCAAGAAGCCGCGCCTGGAG GTAGATGCTAAGACCCCAAGTACTGAGGAGCCACCTGTCCCAGAGGCTGGTGTACCCctgacacccccaccccaacaccaaGAG GCTGGTGCTGGGGACTTGTGTGCACTTTGTGGGGAACACCTCTACATCCTGGAacgcctctgtgctgacggccgtTTCTTTCATCGGAGCTGCTTCCGCTGCCATACCTGTGAGGCCACACTGTGGCCAGGGGGCTATGAGCAGCACCCAGGAGATG GACATTTCTACTGCCTCCAGCACCTGCCCCAGACAGGCCACAAAGAGGATGGCAGTGACCAAGGCCCTGAGAATCAG GACCTCCCCACACCTGATGAAAACAGCATGCCATCAGGGCCCTCGGCTTCTGTCACCCCCCAGGAGGGGACCGGTCCTGTCCCAAGCACCAGCCGGCCTACCCGTCAGCGGATCCGCCTCTCCAGCCCGGAACGCCAGCAGCTGTCCTCCCTTAATCTCACCCCTGACCCGGAACTGGAGCCCCCACCCAAGCCTCCCCGCACCTGCCTTGCCGTGGCCCGCCAGGCCCTGGAAGGCAGCTTCGTAGGCTGGGGAGTGCCAGTCCAGAGCCCTCAAG TTCCTGTGGctatggaggaagaggaggaacagAGTCCCTCCTCCAgtgaggaagaaacagaggaagaggaaactgTGACTTTGGACTCAGACACAGAGCAG GCTCTGAAGATCTTGGCCAAGAACTCAGGCACCATGAGCAAGTACCCAACATGGCGTCGGACCCTGCTGCGCCGTGCTAGGGAGGAGGAGATGAAGCGGTTCTGCAAGGCCCAG GCTGTCCAGCGGCGACTAAATGAAATTGAGACCGCTCTAAGGGAGCTGGAGGCTGAGGGCGTGAAGCTGGAGCTGGCCTTGAGAAGCCAGAGCA CATCCCCAGAACAGCAAAAGACACTGTGGCTAGAACAGCTGCTACAGCTCGTTGAGAAGAAAAACAGCCTAGTGGCGGAGGAGGCTGAGCTCATGATCAC GGTGCAGGAGCTGAAACTGGAGGACCAACAGTGGCAGCTGGACCAGGAGCTACGAGGCTACATGAACCGGGAAG aattcCTGAAGACCCCTGCTGACCGGCAGGCTGAGGACCAGGTCCTGAGGAAGCTGCTGGATGTGGTGAACCAGCGAGATGCACTTATCCGCTTCCAGGAGGAATGCAGGCTCAGTGAGCTGGCCTCGGAGCCCGGGGCCCAGGGctag